TCCGAAGTGGAAGGGTTGCGGCTTCCTGCGCACCTCGGCCGAGCTAGCCAACATGCCGGGACATCCGGCGATCCGCATCGGTGCGGCCCACAAGAAGAAGTTCGAGGCGTGGATGGCCGAGACCTTTACCGAAGCCGGCACTGCCGAGCCGGCCATGCTGGCGAAGCAGATCCTGCTGTTGCTCGACGGCAGTTTCGCCGTGGTGCTGCTGCATCGTGACGCGAGCTACATGGAGATGGCGGGCAAGGCTGCAGCGACGCTGGTGCGGGTCGCGCTTGCCGGCGCGGACGGGAAGGGATCCTGACGCGCTGCAACTTCCGCTTCAAACGGCTGCCATCGGCGGGCAGTATAGGATGCAGTGCCAGGAGCCAAACAACCATTGAGCGCCGATGTGGCCGCGTTGCGGCTCACCGGAGGAGGAAATCCATGACCGTCAAGCGTATCGTCTCAAACCTCTACGCCCCGGACCCGCAGGTGGCGCGCGCCTTCTACGGCGACCTTTTGGAACTGGACCTGGTGATGGACCATGGCTGGATCCTGACCTTTGCCGCCGAGGGCAAGGCCGCGATGCCGCAGGTGAGCATTGCCAGCGAGGGCGGCAACGATACGCCGGTGCCGGTGCTTTCGATCGAGGTCGACGACGTCGACCGGGCCTATCAGCGCGCCAAGGCCGCCGGCGTCGAGATCGTCTACGACATCACCAACGAGCCCTGGGGCGTGCGCCGTTTCTACATGCGCGACCCATTCGGCAATATCGTCAACATCCTGGCGCACTAAAGCAATTCCAGGAAAAGTGCGCAGCGGTTTTCCGTCCGGAATTGCGTCAGCCAAGCGAGCCAATTCCAGGAAAAGTGCGCAGCGGTTTTCCGTCCGGAATTGCGCCAGCCAAGCGAGCCAATTCCAGGAAAAGTGCGCAGCGGTTTTCCGTCCGGAATTGCGTCAGCCAAGCGAGCCAATTCCAGGAAAAGTGCGCAGCGGTTTTCCGTCCGGAATTGCGCCAGCCAAGCGAGCCAATTCCAGGAAAGTGCGCAGCGGTTTTCCGTCCGGAATTGCGCCATCTGAAATCAGCGAAGAGGCCGCCGGCAAGACAGGCGGCCTCTTGCATCAGGCAAGCGACAACGCGTTTGAGAGATCCGCGACGAGGTCGTCGGGATGCTCGATGCCGATCGACAGGCGGATGGTTGATTCCAGCACGCCGATGCGGTGGCGCACCTCGATCGGCACGCCGGAATGGGTCATGGCCGCCGGGTGGCTGGCGAGCGATTCCGTGCCGCCGAGGCTGACGGCGAGCTTGAAGATCTGCAGCGCGTTGAGGAAGCGGAAGGCCGCCTCCTGGCCGCCCGCGATGTCGAAGGAGAAGGTCGAGCCGGCGCCGGTGCACTGCGCCTTGAAGGTGCGGCCGACCGGTGTGTCCTCGCCGTGGAAGGGCAGGTAGTGGATGCGCTCGACCTTCGGGTGGTCGCGCAGGAATTCGGCGACGATGCGGGCGTTGTCGTCCGCCTTCTGCATGCGCACAGACAGCGTTTCCAGCGAACGGCCGAGCATCCAGCAGGAGTGCGGATCGAGTTGGGTGCCGATCGCGCCGCGCAGCGCTTTGACCTGCTTCATCACCGCCTTGGAACCGAGCGCCGCGCCGGCGATGAGGTCGGAATGGCCGCCGACATATTTGGTCAGCGAATAGAGCGAGATGTCCGCGCCGTGCTCGATCGGCCGCTGGAAGACCGGACCGAGCAGCGTGTTGTCGCAGGCGACCATAGGGGTGTGGCCCTGCTTCCGGCCGATCGCATCGGCAACGCGGCGGATCATGGCGACGTCGACGAGGCTATTGGTCGGGTTCGCCGGCGTCTCGACCAGGATCACCGAGACCCGGCCCTTGGCCATCGCCTCTTCGGCGGCGGCTGATACGGCCGCTTCGTTGACGCCATCGGCAAAGCCGACGGCCGCAACGCCGAGATTGAGAAAGGTGCGGGCAAGCAGCGTTTCGGTGCCGCCATAGAGCGGCTGGCTGTGCAGCACCGCGTCACCGGGCTTGACGAAGGCGAGCAGCGTTGTCGCGATCGCCGACATGCCGGAGGAAAACAGCGCGCAGCTTTCGGTGCGCTCGTAGACGGCGAGACGGTCCTCGACGATCTCGCTGTTCGGGTGGTTGAAGCGCGAATAGACGAGGCCGGCGCCGACGCCTGCCGGCGGTTCCTTGCGACCGGAGACGAAGTCGAAGAAGTCGCGGCCTTCTTCGGCGGAGCGGAAGACGAAGGTGGAGGTCAGAAAGACCGGCGGCTTGACCGCGCCCTCCGACAGTTCCGGATCGTAGCCATAGTTCAGCATCAGCGTTTCGGGATGCAGCTTGTGGTTTCCGATGTGGGTTTTGGAGGGATGCGGTGCGGTCATGGCTTGTCTCCTCAAGCGAAGCGGACTCGACTGACAGGCAAATTATATCAGATGCTTGGGCCGATCCTTGCTATTTCCGGCTCGATGTCTTTGAGTTGCGCAAAGATTTGGCTGAGTTGGAAAGATATGGCGCAGAAAATTGCCGACGAGACGGATCGCAGGATTTTGAAGGAGCTGGTGGCCGATGCCCGGCTGACCAACAACGAGCTCGCCGAGCGGGTGGGGCTGTCCGCCTCGCCCTGTCTGCGCCGGCTGCGGCGGCTGGAAGAGACCGGTGTCATCCGCGGCTATACGGCGCTGGTCGACCCCGCGGTCGACGGCTGGACGATGACGGCGATTGCGACCGTCACGCTCAGCCGCCAGCACGAGGACGAGATCGTCATGTTCGAAGAGGCGGTGCGCGGCTGGGACGAGGTGCTCGAATGCCATCTGGTGACCGGCTCGCGCGACTACGTGCTGAAGGTCATGAGTGCCGGCCTCGATCAGTACGAGCGCTTCATCAAGGAGAAGATCGCAAGGCTCAAATGCGTCGCCTCGATCGAGACGAGCTTCGTGATGAACACCATCAAGGAGCGGCGGGTCTAGCGCCGAACCCTCCATAAATCTCTGAAGCGGTTCGGTAATCGTCGATCCGGCTTTGAAACCATCAGGGGTGCCCTAGATTCGAGTTATGAGGGCGTCCCAAACGCTCGGCGGGCGCCTCGATCTCTCGGAGAGAGACGATGGATTTCGCAACAGCGGTCGATGCCGCCGCTTCGTGGCTGCAGACGGTCTTTTTGAACGAGTGGACCTACTATCAGCTCGCCATCATCGGCGCCGGCTACCTGGTCTGTGGCGCACTGGCGAAGCGGATAGAGCCGCGGGTCGAAGCCCGGGCCCGCACGATCAAGGGCAATCCGGATCTGCTGCGCGTCATCATCGCTTTCATGCGGCGGCTGCGGTGGCTGTTTCTGATCGTCTGGCTCTGGATCGCCGACGGGATGATCCTGCGCTTCGGATGGCCGTCCTATCGCTGGCTGGTGGCGACCGCGCTGACGCTGACGGCGGCGTGGTTCGTCATCTCGGTGCTCACACGCATCATCCGCAACCAGATGCTGGCGCGCGTCACCGCCGTCGTCGGCTGGATCTATTTTGCGCTCTATGCGGTCGGGCTCGACCGGGTGATCCTGACGACGCTCGACGGCGTTGCGATCAGCCTTGGCGCGGTTCGCCTGTCGCTGCTGCTTGTCCTCAAAGCCATCGTGCTTTCGTCCGCGCTGATCTGGCTTGCGGTTTTGATCGGCAATGTCTCGTCGCACTGGATCCAGCGGTCAGCAGACCTGACGCCCTCCTTCAAGGTGCTGATCAGCAAGCTGGTCAAGATCGCGCTGATCGGCTTTGCCGGCGCAATCGCGCTATCGGCCACCGGCATCGACCTGACGGCGCTGACGGTTTTTTCCGGGGCGGTCGGCGTTGGTATCGGTTTTGGTCTGCAGAAGGTGGTTTCCAACTTCATCTCCGGCATCATCATCCTACTCGACAAGTCGATCAAGCCGGGCGACACGATCACGCTCGGCGATACCTTCGGGTCCGTGCGCGACCTGCGCTCCCGTTTCGTCTCCGTCATCACCCGGGACGGCAAGGAGTACCTCATTCCGAACGAGGACTTCATTTCGCAGCAGGTGGTGAACTGGTCGTTCTCCAGCGATTTCGTGCGCATCGAGATCGATTTCGGCACCTCCTATGACAGCGACCCGCACGAGGTGGCGCGCATCGCCATCGAGACCGCCGCATCGCTGCCGCGGGTCGCGAGCAGCTACGCCCAGCCGGTCTGCTGGATGACCGGCTTCGGCGCATCATCGCTCGACTTCAAGCTGAGGTTCTGGATCTCCGATCCGAGCAACGGGCTCACCAACATTCGCGGCCAGGTGCTGATGGCGCTCTGGGATGCGTTCAAGGCCGCGGGCGTTTCGATCCCGTTCCCGCACCGCGAAATCATCATGAAGACGCCGGTCGAGGTGACCCGCGTGTGAGGGCGAGCATCGCTCAAACGTCAGGAACCACGCGTCTTGCGGTTGCGGCAATTGACTGGGCGCGAGGGGAAGGCGACATTGCAGCCAACGCCTGCTGCATGTTTCGTCAAATCGTCGCCGATTGGGGGATAAATGTGCAGCAATTCAACGTGATAAATCGACCTTCGGCCGGCTGATAAGCCGCAGGCTCGAGGGTTGGCCCGGGCGGCCTCCGACCGTTCCGGCGACAGGACTGCATGAGGTGGGACCGGTCATGGAAAATCTTCAACGGACGCGACTGTCGAGACTGCCGGTGCCGCGTTTCGTTTCCG
The nucleotide sequence above comes from Ensifer sp. PDNC004. Encoded proteins:
- a CDS encoding mechanosensitive ion channel family protein, which codes for MDFATAVDAAASWLQTVFLNEWTYYQLAIIGAGYLVCGALAKRIEPRVEARARTIKGNPDLLRVIIAFMRRLRWLFLIVWLWIADGMILRFGWPSYRWLVATALTLTAAWFVISVLTRIIRNQMLARVTAVVGWIYFALYAVGLDRVILTTLDGVAISLGAVRLSLLLVLKAIVLSSALIWLAVLIGNVSSHWIQRSADLTPSFKVLISKLVKIALIGFAGAIALSATGIDLTALTVFSGAVGVGIGFGLQKVVSNFISGIIILLDKSIKPGDTITLGDTFGSVRDLRSRFVSVITRDGKEYLIPNEDFISQQVVNWSFSSDFVRIEIDFGTSYDSDPHEVARIAIETAASLPRVASSYAQPVCWMTGFGASSLDFKLRFWISDPSNGLTNIRGQVLMALWDAFKAAGVSIPFPHREIIMKTPVEVTRV
- a CDS encoding Lrp/AsnC family transcriptional regulator, with product MAQKIADETDRRILKELVADARLTNNELAERVGLSASPCLRRLRRLEETGVIRGYTALVDPAVDGWTMTAIATVTLSRQHEDEIVMFEEAVRGWDEVLECHLVTGSRDYVLKVMSAGLDQYERFIKEKIARLKCVASIETSFVMNTIKERRV
- a CDS encoding VOC family protein — encoded protein: MTVKRIVSNLYAPDPQVARAFYGDLLELDLVMDHGWILTFAAEGKAAMPQVSIASEGGNDTPVPVLSIEVDDVDRAYQRAKAAGVEIVYDITNEPWGVRRFYMRDPFGNIVNILAH
- a CDS encoding cystathionine gamma-synthase family protein; translated protein: MTAPHPSKTHIGNHKLHPETLMLNYGYDPELSEGAVKPPVFLTSTFVFRSAEEGRDFFDFVSGRKEPPAGVGAGLVYSRFNHPNSEIVEDRLAVYERTESCALFSSGMSAIATTLLAFVKPGDAVLHSQPLYGGTETLLARTFLNLGVAAVGFADGVNEAAVSAAAEEAMAKGRVSVILVETPANPTNSLVDVAMIRRVADAIGRKQGHTPMVACDNTLLGPVFQRPIEHGADISLYSLTKYVGGHSDLIAGAALGSKAVMKQVKALRGAIGTQLDPHSCWMLGRSLETLSVRMQKADDNARIVAEFLRDHPKVERIHYLPFHGEDTPVGRTFKAQCTGAGSTFSFDIAGGQEAAFRFLNALQIFKLAVSLGGTESLASHPAAMTHSGVPIEVRHRIGVLESTIRLSIGIEHPDDLVADLSNALSLA
- a CDS encoding TetR/AcrR family transcriptional regulator, with translation MAKAEKSARDLIVAAAEKLFYAEGIRAVSVDAVAEAAGVTKRTLYYHFDSKDALIAAYLEGRDQPNLKLFRKWFDAGDGDIADKVEAIFVNLARAARHPKWKGCGFLRTSAELANMPGHPAIRIGAAHKKKFEAWMAETFTEAGTAEPAMLAKQILLLLDGSFAVVLLHRDASYMEMAGKAAATLVRVALAGADGKGS